The following coding sequences lie in one Candidatus Binataceae bacterium genomic window:
- a CDS encoding cobalamin-independent methionine synthase II family protein yields MEIKYRAEVIGSMLRPDYLKKARKQWTAGEISTREFKKSEDRAVDESITLQERCGVDIITDGEMRRTHFIAPLTDVITGVREIPAFKRVWKLPHEKSQRAEQTEITVQFAVVDKIRRTRSLTNEEFTYARGRANKPLKVTLPSPLIMTLRWSREHSRDAYPDPFALLADAAAIVRDEARELAALGCEYIQIDAPELGMLCDPERARTDFADIGVDPERLLSEGIDLINSVAEVKGVTFALHLCRGNNKGYYVGEGGYDSIAPKVFKRATNFSRFLLEYDDWRSGSFEPLRAIPADKTVVLGLISTKRIELEPAETVEKRIEEASRFFPREQLALSTQCGFGTVWEGNPIP; encoded by the coding sequence ATGGAAATCAAATACCGCGCCGAAGTGATCGGATCGATGCTGCGTCCGGATTACCTGAAAAAGGCGCGCAAGCAGTGGACCGCCGGCGAAATCAGTACCCGTGAGTTCAAAAAGAGCGAGGATCGCGCGGTCGACGAATCGATCACGCTGCAGGAGCGATGCGGGGTGGACATCATCACAGACGGAGAAATGCGGCGTACGCATTTCATCGCACCGCTCACCGACGTGATCACCGGTGTCAGGGAAATCCCCGCATTCAAACGAGTGTGGAAACTTCCACACGAAAAGAGCCAGCGCGCAGAGCAGACCGAGATCACCGTCCAGTTCGCGGTCGTCGATAAGATCCGCCGCACTCGATCGCTCACCAACGAGGAATTCACCTATGCGCGAGGGCGGGCGAATAAGCCTCTCAAGGTTACCCTACCCAGTCCGCTCATCATGACGCTCAGGTGGTCGCGCGAGCATTCGCGCGACGCCTATCCCGATCCGTTCGCGTTGCTCGCGGATGCGGCTGCGATCGTGCGCGACGAGGCGAGAGAACTTGCCGCGCTTGGATGCGAGTATATCCAGATCGACGCGCCGGAGCTCGGCATGCTGTGCGACCCTGAACGAGCCCGCACCGATTTCGCCGACATAGGAGTGGATCCGGAGCGGCTCCTCAGCGAAGGAATTGACCTGATCAACTCAGTCGCCGAGGTCAAGGGGGTCACCTTCGCGCTCCATCTGTGCCGGGGAAATAACAAAGGATATTACGTGGGCGAGGGCGGCTACGATTCGATTGCTCCCAAGGTGTTCAAGCGCGCGACGAACTTCTCGCGCTTCCTGCTCGAATACGACGACTGGCGGTCCGGATCGTTCGAGCCGCTGCGCGCGATTCCGGCCGACAAGACGGTGGTGCTGGGACTGATCTCGACCAAGCGCATCGAACTCGAACCTGCCGAGACGGTGGAGAAGCGGATCGAGGAGGCGAGTCGCTTCTTCCCCCGCGAGCAGCTGGCGCTTTCGACCCAGTGCGGCTTCGGAACGGTCTGGGAAGGAAACCCGATTCCCGA